A DNA window from Halanaerobium saccharolyticum subsp. saccharolyticum DSM 6643 contains the following coding sequences:
- a CDS encoding sugar ABC transporter ATP-binding protein: MDNEILRLEGLSKYFPGVKALDDISFDLIEGEIHALIGENGAGKSTLIKVLTGAYQKTHGKVFYRGNEVKKLNPTKAKSLGISAIYQELTLFPDLTVAQNIFMGNEKVYNKSNIVKDKEMMNEVRKIFEKIKLDISPEILVKNLSIAQQQMIEIARAISLDADILIMDEPTSSISNKETEILFEIIEDLKKQGVTIIYISHRLEEIFEIANRVTVLRNGKKIKTLKIDEIKNKDQLVNLMVGKEVTDLFPKKEVKIGDTILKVQNLSAQNKFEDINFELKKGEILGVGGLVGSQRTEVMETIFGLRNFDNGEIILNGHKVKISNPQNAIDLGLGLISEDRKGTGIIKTMSVKENITLPGLDLIDRKYSVLIDNKSEEIAADALVDRLNVKTPSLRQKIDKLSGGNQQKAIIARWILLAPEILIMDEPTRGIDVGAKSEIYELMGELVAKGISIIMISSENPELLAMSDRIMVMREGKISGFLEGKKQTEENILKLAFGGVVN, from the coding sequence ATGGATAACGAAATATTAAGATTAGAAGGACTTTCTAAATATTTTCCAGGTGTAAAAGCTTTAGATGATATCAGTTTTGATTTGATAGAAGGAGAAATTCATGCTTTGATTGGAGAAAATGGTGCTGGAAAATCAACATTAATCAAAGTTCTTACCGGTGCATATCAAAAAACACACGGTAAAGTTTTTTATAGAGGCAATGAAGTAAAAAAACTTAATCCTACAAAGGCAAAAAGTTTAGGTATTAGCGCTATTTATCAGGAACTTACTTTATTTCCAGATTTAACTGTTGCTCAAAATATATTTATGGGTAATGAAAAAGTCTATAATAAAAGTAATATTGTCAAAGATAAAGAGATGATGAATGAAGTCAGAAAAATATTTGAAAAAATTAAGTTAGATATTTCGCCTGAAATACTTGTTAAAAATCTTAGTATTGCCCAACAACAGATGATTGAAATTGCAAGAGCCATTTCTTTAGATGCTGATATATTAATAATGGATGAGCCTACTTCTTCAATTAGTAATAAAGAAACTGAAATTTTATTTGAAATAATAGAAGATCTAAAAAAACAGGGAGTTACAATTATTTATATATCACATAGATTAGAAGAGATTTTTGAAATTGCTAATCGAGTTACTGTCTTAAGAAACGGTAAAAAGATAAAAACTCTTAAAATTGATGAGATAAAAAATAAAGATCAACTTGTAAATTTAATGGTAGGAAAAGAAGTTACTGATCTTTTTCCAAAAAAAGAAGTTAAAATAGGTGATACTATATTAAAAGTTCAAAATCTATCAGCTCAAAATAAATTTGAAGATATTAATTTTGAATTAAAAAAAGGTGAGATTTTAGGTGTAGGTGGACTTGTAGGAAGCCAAAGAACTGAAGTGATGGAAACTATATTTGGTTTAAGAAATTTTGATAATGGAGAAATAATTTTGAATGGACATAAAGTTAAAATTTCTAATCCTCAAAATGCTATTGACCTTGGTTTGGGATTGATTTCTGAAGATAGAAAAGGTACTGGAATTATAAAAACTATGAGTGTAAAAGAAAACATTACCTTGCCAGGTTTAGATTTAATAGATAGAAAATACAGTGTTCTAATAGATAATAAATCTGAAGAAATTGCTGCCGATGCTTTGGTAGATCGCTTGAATGTTAAAACACCTTCCTTACGCCAAAAAATTGATAAGTTGAGTGGAGGAAATCAGCAAAAAGCAATTATTGCAAGATGGATATTGCTGGCACCAGAGATTTTGATTATGGATGAGCCAACACGAGGAATTGATGTGGGTGCTAAATCCGAAATTTACGAATTAATGGGTGAATTAGTAGCTAAGGGTATTAGCATAATAATGATTTCATCTGAAAACCCTGAGTTATTAGCAATGAGTGATCGAATTATGGTCATGCGAGAAGGAAAAATCTCTGGATTTTTAGAAGGAAAAAAACAAACAGAAGAAAATATTCTTAAGCTTGCCTTTGGAGGTGTAGTTAATTAA